From Anaerolineae bacterium, a single genomic window includes:
- a CDS encoding IclR family transcriptional regulator — protein sequence MQASSLHPSYHIESLARGLAVLSEFSEEKPALSLTDVSHRLQLNKTTTLRLLSTLEALGYLERDQQTKLYRPGLEVLRLGFVVLNSLEVRQVAAPFLRQLVDEVQETVNMAVLDNHEVIIIDRVGSKHLVNVYRPVGSRLPAYCTSTGKAMLAFLPPEQLETILAASTWERYTEHTLLAPEALKENLALIRERGFSDSDGEMIPELRDVSAPIRQHDGQVVAAVNISAPVHRVSYQKLVDEFGPKVMATGRKISEALGYRAK from the coding sequence ATGCAGGCATCTTCATTACACCCAAGCTATCACATCGAAAGTCTGGCGCGAGGCCTGGCGGTACTCTCGGAATTTTCCGAAGAGAAGCCGGCGCTCAGCCTGACCGATGTGTCTCATCGCCTGCAACTCAATAAAACCACTACCCTGCGTTTGCTCTCCACCCTGGAAGCCCTGGGGTACCTGGAACGCGACCAACAAACAAAATTATATCGCCCCGGCCTGGAAGTATTGCGCTTAGGTTTTGTGGTGCTCAACAGCTTGGAAGTCAGGCAAGTGGCCGCGCCGTTTCTGCGCCAATTGGTTGACGAGGTCCAGGAAACGGTCAACATGGCCGTTTTAGATAATCATGAGGTGATTATTATTGACCGGGTGGGCAGCAAACACCTGGTCAACGTTTACCGCCCGGTCGGTTCGCGCTTGCCGGCTTATTGCACTTCTACCGGCAAAGCAATGTTGGCCTTTTTACCCCCGGAACAACTGGAAACCATCTTGGCCGCTTCCACCTGGGAACGCTACACCGAACACACCTTGCTTGCCCCGGAAGCTTTAAAAGAAAACCTGGCCCTCATCCGGGAACGCGGCTTTTCTGATAGCGACGGCGAAATGATCCCGGAGCTGCGCGACGTGTCCGCGCCCATTCGCCAGCATGATGGACAGGTAGTGGCGGCGGTTAATATTTCGGCCCCGGTCCATCGCGTGTCTTACCAAAAATTGGTTGATGAATTTGGCCCTAAAGTTATGGCTACAGGGCGGAAAATCTCGGAGGCATTAGGTTATAGAGCAAAATAG
- a CDS encoding SDR family oxidoreductase, with the protein MILGASSGFGAATARVLAHRGMNIVGIHLDSKATLPNAQAVQAEVEDAGRQAIFINMNAASQEKRAKAIERMLEANVKVKVMLHSLAFGSLKPMVGATREESLDQKNIEMTLDVMANSLVYWVQDLAWANLFADDARIFSMTSEGNERVMLSYGAVSAAKVALQSYTRQLAVELAPRNIKINCIQAGVTDTPALRAIPGNEEWVELSRRRNPFNRLTTPDDVAHAIYEISRPGACWMTGNVIRVDGGEFIVP; encoded by the coding sequence TTGATTTTGGGGGCGTCCAGCGGCTTTGGCGCGGCGACGGCCCGGGTGCTGGCCCACCGGGGAATGAACATTGTGGGCATTCATTTAGATTCCAAAGCCACGCTGCCCAATGCCCAGGCGGTACAGGCCGAGGTGGAAGACGCCGGGCGGCAGGCTATTTTTATTAATATGAACGCAGCCAGCCAGGAAAAACGGGCCAAAGCTATTGAGCGCATGCTGGAAGCAAATGTTAAGGTAAAGGTGATGCTACACTCACTGGCGTTTGGTTCGCTCAAACCGATGGTGGGCGCAACCCGCGAAGAAAGCCTGGACCAGAAGAATATTGAAATGACCCTGGACGTGATGGCCAACAGCCTGGTATACTGGGTGCAGGATTTGGCCTGGGCCAATCTTTTTGCCGACGACGCCCGCATTTTTTCAATGACCAGTGAGGGCAACGAGCGGGTGATGCTCAGTTATGGCGCGGTGAGCGCGGCCAAGGTAGCTCTGCAAAGTTATACGCGCCAGTTAGCGGTAGAACTGGCTCCCCGCAATATTAAGATCAATTGCATTCAGGCCGGCGTCACCGATACCCCGGCCCTGCGGGCCATCCCCGGCAATGAAGAGTGGGTTGAACTCTCGCGGCGGCGCAATCCTTTTAATCGTTTGACCACGCCGGACGATGTGGCCCACGCCATTTACGAGATTTCCCGTCCCGGCGCGTGCTGGATGACGGGCAACGTGATTCGCGTGGACGGCGGCGAGTTTATTGTGCCCTAA